The genomic region GATCGCCGGCTGTGTTCGTACTTAGAATGGAGTTGTCCCCGCCTGGCTCAGCCAGTCTCTATCCGCATTGATGCCATTAGTATACCTCCATCGGGAGAATATCTTAGGATACAGATGACGCAATGTCAGTGGCGATCCCCCGAGAACGAGTGCAAAAACACCCAGCCGCCCACAACGACCGCGCTGATGATCAGCACGCCTTTGACCTCCAAGGAGAGATTGGCGGCGAACGCGATGCACAGCACTGGGATGCTGATAATCGCAATCGCTTCCAGCATCTTCTTGCGCTGGATTTTGTCCGTCCAAATCGTCTCCAGCGCCGAAAGAAATGTGTCGTGGAGCAGTTCTTTTCCACACTCTTCACACCTCCGGCTGGTCAGGGGATTGCCGGCTCCGCAGAAAACGCAGTTGATCAAATCCTTCGCCCTGCCTGCTCCGCGTCCAGAAGATCGGGTCATTTTGCGTCCTGACGCGTCGATATCCATTTGAATCTGACGGATTTTGTACTGGACGCCGGCGCTGGGACGATCGCCCGCCACCTCCAGCGCCTTTTGATACGCGCCAAGAGCGTCGTTCAGGCGTCCTCCCGAGCGATAGGAATCCCCCAAACCCTCATAAACCGCCATATTGCCGGGATCCTGGCTAATCCGCCGCTGGAGCGCCGACTCGGCGTCCTGACGGCGCTGCGCCTCGCGTTGATTCAGAAATTTCCGAATGGACCACCACGCAATCAGGCCCACAAGATAAATAGCGATCAGAATCGGCAAAGCTCTCTCCAAGTCCGCGTGAGATATCGAGTATCATTGCATAAAACGACTCCCATTGGGGATGGTTTCGCAAAGCGGCCATGGAGAACCGACATGCAGCGCCTATTCGCACAAATCCTTATTCCCTTCACGTTCGCCTCGCTTGCCGTTCCCGCCGTCGCCGAACGGGATATCGTCTTCGCCGCCCGCTACTACGCCAAGCCCGGCGTCCGTCAAACGACCTATTTCCACCTGTATCGGATCAACCCCGACGGCTCAGGGCGCACGCTGCTGACCTCTGGAAAACATGACGACACGGTCCCGCGCTGGTCGCCCGACGGCCGCTGGATCGCCTTCACCCGCGACAATAACCAGCTTTGCGTCATTCGCGCCGTCGGCGGTTCGCTGCGTGTGGTCTGCTCCAACAATTACCATCCAAAGAACGGCGCCAGCGTCTATATCAACTTTAACGAGGCCAAATGGCTTCCCGATTCCCGCCACTTGCTGCTGCCCGCCGATGCGTCCAAAGCCTCCCTGATTGTTGACGCCGGGTCCGGAGGCAGCCGCGCCTTGCCTGCCCCGATTCTTGACGCCACTGTTTCCCCCTTTGGCCCCCGCGTCTGTGTCCTCGGCGCCGACGGCGTCATCTATATCGCCGACGCCGGGGCGTCGGCACTCAAAAAGCTCGTCTCACTCTCCGGCGAGCTGCTCTATCCCGCCTGGCTTACGCCGAAAGTGGTGGTGGGAACGGTGGAAAGCGAGGGAGACGCCGCAGACTCTTTGGCGGCATACGACGCCACGTCGGGCAAAAAGCTCTGGGGCGGCGTGGTTACGCTCAGGAAGCCGGTCAACAGCGACCTCGGCCAAAGCTATCGCGGAACGATTGCGATTCCGGGCGACACGCAATCGTTCATCCTCGCCAACGACGTCAGCAACAGCACCGTCCGTCCCGATAACGATTACTATCGGGTTCAAACCAAGACCTGCAAAGCATCGCTCTGGCTGCCCGATAGTCAATGCCTCGTCTTCTCGCCCAAAGGGAAGCGTTACGTCACATCCTCCGCCAGAGATATCTCCCCTTACGGCCCCAAGCGCGGCGGCCGCCAGCCCGGAGTCTGGACCGCTCAGTTGTGTGTCGGCGCCACCGTCACCGACCCAAAGCCGCGCGCCATCGTGCAAGGATTAGTTTGGGTGCTGGACGCGGATTGGCGGAAGTAAATCGTTCGCTTCGGAAAAAATGCCTCGCGTTGTGGAGAAGGCGGAGGTGTATAATGAACATTAGGAGGGCATGATCATGATCCGGACGATAGAAGCGACGATTGATGAACACGGAACCGTACATTTGAATGAAGCAATCGAATTATTGACTTCGCATCGCGCGCTTGTCACCATCTTAGAGGAAAAGCCCCAGCAAACTCTAGAAGAAACTGCACTGCTTAGTCAGGAGGCTCTTGCGGAAGATTGGGATAACCCTGAGGAGGATATGGCGTGGTCCCATCTGTAGTTGGCGCAGTCGTCGTTGTCCCGTTTCCGTTTACTGATCTCTCCGACGCCAAGCGGCGCCCAGCCATTGTGTTAGCTGACGCTGGTCGCGGCGACTGGATACTCTGCCAAATGACCAGTAAGGCCTATGCCGACCCAAACGCCATTTTTATTGCCGATACAGACTTCGTGATTGGTTCTCTGCGAAGCTCTGGATTCGCTCGCCCCTCCAAGCTTTTTACCGCCAGCTCTAACCTCATTCTCTCGGAAGCCGGCGTTCTCGATCCCGAAACGTTCCGGCGGATAAGAGAAGCCGTAATTTCGCTGTTTCAAGCTTAACTCAACTTTTTAGAACTCACAAAATGCGATTATTTTCTCGTCCGAAGCCTGCTCATTTGATCGAGTATCAAGAAACAGAACTTTACCACACTGCGTCGTTCGTAAACCCAGACTTGGACCGGGAGCTTAGTCGAAATTTCGCGCATTACTTCTGCGGCGAACACGAAATCGCCGGCGCCGATTGTCCGAATTGTCAGAAGCCGCTGCTGCGTTTCCTCACGCTGGATACGTCGGACGAGCGTGTTGGTTTGACGAAGCTCGGCGGCCGAAAAATCCATTGTCTGTTCTGCTGGACATGCGGGATCGCTCAAGAGCCGTTTTCTTACCAGCATCATGACGACGGCTCAGTATCACTGATTGAGTATGGCGATGGCGAGCCGGAGACGGATTTTCCTTACGAAGATTATCCCATCGCGTTCCCGGGCGCGTCCGTGAGTCTGCTGGCAATCTCCAGCGAGGCGCAAAAATCCATTCATTCAGTCAATGCTGGGCGAACTCAAATTACCTCCTGGCGAGAAAAATACCCGGACATTTTCGGCTGCAAACATCAAGTCGGCGGCGAGCCATTTCTGATTCAGCAAAATCCGGACTACGAAAAAGAGCGCGATGTCCGCTGCCCGGAATGCAAGAAGCGAATGCCGTTTTTGGCGGCGATTGCGGACGATTGTTTGGACGAACGTGGGTTTACCGAGAACGAAGGCGTTCAGGTGCTGTTTCATCTTTGCAGCGCGTGCTTCATCTTCTTCGCCTTTCAGCAGTGCGATTAAAATGGATCGTCGATCGGCCAATTATGGCGCCCGCGCCGGAAACGCGGCGCGATCGTATGTGTCGATCGGCGATCCGTCTCCAGATAAATACCTCTCGTTACTCTCTTAACTGGCTTCGATTCCCGGCCAAAATAGTGAGACCATTACGGTCCTAAACTACGGATCCAAAAGAGTTGACAACAAAGGTAGTGTGTGCTATGATTGCTAGACTCTGAAGTCCAAAGAAAAACCAGACATCCAAAATCATACCAAGGAGATCAGCATGATCCACAGAGAAGTCAGCATGCGACGGTTCGCTATTCATGGTTCTAAAGGCTCAATTGCTATACTGTCGGCGGCGGTCGCGCTCACATTTGGCGCGGCCGCGCCTCAGCGCGCGTCCGCGAACGCCACGGCGGTAATGTTCTGTCCGGGAAATATGGGGTATCCGAATGGCCTGACGACATCTGAAATCAATGGGTACCGGGCGTCCGGCATGACGACCATGATCCTGTTTTCCATGAGCGTGAGCGCCAACGGAGACTTCGTCTATGGAGGGCTGCCGATCGTTCAGAACGGGGTTTACAACGGTCCGTCTAACTGGCCCGGGCTTCTCAGTCAATGCCGAACGTCGCCATCCTCCATCGGGCGTATCGAGATGTGCATCGGCGGGTGGGGCGACGCCAGCTACACCAACATCAAGAACCGGATCGCCGCTGACGGGACCGGCTCCGGAACCGTCCTCTACCGAAACCTACAGGCGCTGAAGAGTGGGCTGGGAATCGACGCCATCGATTACGACGACGAGCAGACGTACGATTCCGGCTCCGCCGTGTCCTTTGGCAATATGGTGGGCGCCGTGGGCATGAAGGTGACCCTGTGCCCCTATACCAATTCGGGGTACTGGTCGGCGGTGAAGTCGGGGCTGGGCGGGACGGTCGACGCGATCTATCTGCAATGCTATGACGGCGGCGCGGGGAATGATGTCGGAGCCTGGAATAACTACTTCGGCGGCATGAAGGTCATCCCCGGATACTGGGACTACGAGCGGGACGCCACCTTCCAAAACAAGATGCTGGCCTGGAAGAACAACGGCTCCGTCGGCGGTTTTCTCTGGCCGTCCAACACCGGCGGCAGCCCACCGGCGGACGGCGGCGAGATGCTGCAATATGCAAACTGGATCCACTCCAGCCTGGACAGCAACACGCCGGCTGCTTACAGCTATGTGGCGAGCGAAAACCAGACCGTGAATTTCGCCGCGCCGGTCGATGCGGCGTACGGCGCCAACAGCAGCTTCTTCTTTAAGTACGCCGTGAAAGGCAGCTTTACGTTTAACAATACGACCTTCGGCGGAGATCCGATTTTCGGCGTCGCGAAGGCCGGCTATTCGGCTCCGTTCTGGCAGGTCGCCGGAGAAGGCGGCTCCGCCGCCACCAGCGTTCCGGTAGAAGCCGCGTACGGCGGCAACGGCGCTTACGTCTTCAACTGGGGAACGTCCGGCTCGATCACATTCACCAACGCCGCCTGGGGCGGCGACCCCGCGCCGAACGTCGTCAAAGCCGGATACATCATGCCCTACACGCAATGCGCCGGCGAAAACGGAAGCGTGACGTTTAATTCACCCGCCGACCTGGCCTTCGGCGCCAACGGCCATTATTACTTCAAGCACGCCTTCACGGGAACGATTACGTTCAGCAATGCAAGCTTTGGCGGCGACCCCATCCCCAACGTCGCCAAGGGCGGCTACTACCGGCCCAGTCATTAGGCCAATGGCAAACAATCAGCCTCCAAGGCGTTGCCTTGGAGGCTGAATTTTTATTACGAGTCTAATCACGGCGGGGAATCGGATTTTACGTCCTGCCATCTCTACCGTTTCTGCTCAAAGTGAATACGCATTTCCTCACGAGTCAAATTATTGCCGCGACGCGCTTCAGAGGCTGCGGCGTCGAGCTGGCTGATGACTTCGTCAGTAAAGAAACGGTCGTAGTTATCGGGATCAGGCGTGATGGAGCCAGCGATGAAATCGGAGAGGAAATTTTCGGCGCTGTCGTATCCTTCCTGCTGCGCGCGCTTTACTGCGGCGGCATAGGCTTCTTCCGGAATATTGATAGTCACTTCGTGCATCGTCATTCCTCTCAAATCAAAGTAGGCTTGCGAACTATCCGCCGGCCAGTGTCCCAATGCCAGCGGTTCGAACCTTGGATTGCCATTAATCTTTCGTGTATGGATTGAATGGCTGCAAGGGAAGTAAATACTCCGGCAGGGGCTTCAGCAAGAGTCGCGCTTTTTCTCGATTTACCCACGCTTTCCCCATCGTTTTTACCAAAAAGTCCGTGCTGCTGTTGGCGGCCATCAGCGCTCTGGCGGTGTCTTGGAGTTCGTTCTGATTGACATTCGCCAATCCCATGGTCGTCAGCAGATCGCGTAAAAGCGGGCCGGCTTGTGGATCATGCAGTGTTACGAGGGCTTGGGCGGCGAGTGACGCCACTCTTTCCTCGCTCGTGATTTGATAGGGAGAGTCCGCATTGGGATTGGGAGGCGTAGATACTGGATGCAGGAGATAGTTTTTGACGACTTCTCGAAGAGCGGGGATACTTTCCTGGATGCGACATTGAACGAACGATTTTATTATCGTAGGCCGCGCGTCTTCCGTCACCGTCGCGTCCATGAATGGGTAATAGATGGGCGCGGGCTTTGATTTCAGTCGCGCGGTCAAATCCAGAAAGATTGCCTGGGAGTGAGATACTCCTTGTATCTTGAGTAGGGCGACTTCGAGCTGGGTCTTCTCTTCAGCCATGAGGAATTTCGAGCGAGAGGCGGCGCGTAAATCGCCGGCGATGTCCGTGACGCCGTTCGCCGCCAGCGCCTCGCCGAGAAGTCCGTCCGTGATATAGCGCTGCCGAGAGAATTGATAGCGTGTTCGAAGCGCTTTCGTGACGGCGGGATCGCGCCATTGCGCCATTTCCGCAATGAGCGCCCGAAACGAATCATGTGAGACGGAGAGACTGGGGCGCCGCTTGCCGTCCGGTGCGATCATACTAACGATTGTCGGCAGATATTCTCGGTCTTGTTCTTGTGCGAAGATCGCACAGGCGTCGATGCTGTCATCCGAAGCGGAGCCGGTCTTCAGATAATCCGTTCCCTGACGCCTGCCGGAGCGATGGAGCAGGATGGCGATCTTAATGCTGGTGATTTTGTTTCGGGAAGTGGAAAGCGCGCGCTCCAGCGCATCCAGAGCTTCTGGCCGATAGGGTTCGCCGGCGAATCGTGCATCGCGGTAAATGACTTCGGGATCCTGAAGCGCGTTCCAGAAGGCGGCGTCTTCGGGAGTATCGCCGCCCCAACCGAGATATCGATAAAGCTCGTTCTGGCGTTCTGTGGGCAGACGTTGCAGATAAGTCCGCAGGAAGGCGGGGAAATTGGCGTCTTCTTCGGAAGGGGGCGCTTCTTTTCCGATCTTGACGTGAATACCGAGCACATATCCGCTGGCCGCGTCCAGGACAATATTGCATTCTTTGGCTAACGCCTCAGGATGGGACGCGAGAAGCACAGGACTCCACGAAAACCACCAGGAGGGTTCTCTGGAGATACTATGGTTGTCCAAGCCGAAATACTGCGTTTTTTCGTCTCCAGGGTCCGGCAGCGCTCCCACAAAATGCGTCAGTTCCAGAATGGTCTTCGCTCGGGCCAAGGCCAGATCATGCGGCATTTTTGCGGGGATGCTTTCGGGAGGCGGAAAATTGTTTGAGATATTTGGAGCGAAGTATTGAAAAACATCGCCCGTCTTGTCATCTAAGCCGATTTCCGCGCCGTCGCCAAACGCAATTTTCCAGCTGGCGCGCGGCGGCGCGGCGGGGTCAAATGACTGGGGCGCCGGTACGTATCGCGCTGTCCCTGAGGAGCGGACGGGCTGGCCGATTTTTTGACAGAAACGTGACGCCGCCGTCAACGCGGAGCGCTCCGTGAGATGAGGAGAGGGAACATCCGCGAAGGCGCAAGGAATATTCAAGAGCGAAGCCGCCAGAAAAAGGGCTGGAATTGTGTGTTGAGAGATGGACATCGTGCGTTTTTAGCAGCGATTTTAACCGCCGGCGATCGGCTTGCGTAACATCCGTTAGTACCCGAGCGCCAGCCCTTCGACTCTTGGGTCGCTGCCGCCGAGGAGGACGTCGTTTTCGAGGTCTTTGAGGATGACCTGGGAGGCGCAGGAGCCGGACCAGGGGGCGCCGACGGTGAGGTCGTGGCCGAGTTTTCGCAGGGAGTAGCAGGCGTCGAGAGGCAGGCTGGGTTCGACGGTGAGGCCGGGGCCGTCGTCGGCGACGCGCCATTTGGGGCTTTCGATGGCTTCCTGGGGATCGCGGCCGTGGTCGATGATCTGGGAGATGACTTGCAGGTTTGTCTGGACCTGGAAGTCGCCGCCGGGTGTCCCGCCGATTCCCCACAGATCGTTGTCCTTCAGGAGCATGTAGGTGTTCAGCGTGTGCATCGGGCGCTTGCCGGGGGCGAGCGCGTTGGGATGGCTCGGCTCCAGGCTGAAGCCGGTCATCCGATTATTCATCAGGACACCCGTGCCGGGGATCACGACGCCGGAGCCGTAGGGGTGGAAGATGCTCTGGATCATGGTGACGGCGTTGCCGTGCTCGTCGATCACGCAGAACGACGTGGTGTCCGTGCCATAGTTGGCTGGATCGCCCAGGCGGCCGGCGGTGAAGCGCGCGGCGGCGGCCTTGGGGTTGATGCGGTCCCGCCGACGCTCGGCGTACGCCTTGGAGATCAATGTCTCTAAGGGCGTATCGGGAACGTCTCCCATGTAGGCGAGGCGGTCGGCGAAGGCGAGTTTCTTGGCTTCCGCCATCCGGTGCACGGCTTCCGCGCCTTCGGGATCCAGCGCGGCCATGTCGAACCCTTCGATCATGTTGAGCATCTGGAGCAGCAGGTGGCCCTGCGAGACGGGAGGCTGCTCGGTGACGGTGACGCCGCGATAGGTGGTCCAGATCGGATCGGCGATTTCGCAGCGATGGTTTTTGAGGTCGGCGAGCGTGAAGAAGCCGGCGTTGGCGTCGGAGTAGGCGACGAGCTTTTTGGCGAAATCGCCTTGATAGAAGGCGGCGCGGCCGCCCTGGGCGATGTCGCGCAGCGTGGCGGCCAGCAGAGGCTGATAGAGCGTCGCGCCCCGGCGCGGATTTTGCGGGACCAGCGCGGCGGCCGTCTCCGGGAAGATGTCCCACAGACCGCTGTATTCCTGCATCAGCGCGGCCTGTCTTGCGCCGAGCGCGTAGCCATCCTCGGCCAAGGCGATGGCGGGCTCCAGCGCTTCGGAGGCGGTCATCACGCCCCAATTGTCCTGGGCCGTGAGCCAGCCGTCGACGACTCCGGGAATGGCGGACGCGCGGATGCCGCGCATCGGGATAATGTCGCCCATCGCTTCCCGGGTCGCGCCGCTTGGCGCGGCGCCGCTGCCGTTCAGGGCGTGAGCGCGGCGGGCGCCGGCGTCCCAGTATTGTAGAAAGACGTCGCCCCCCAGATGCGAGCGCTCGGGCTCCAGCACCACCATCGCGGCGCCGATCGCCACGGCGGCGTCGATGGCGTGGCCGCCGGCGCGCAGAATCTCCACCCCCACCATGGTCGCGATCGCGTTTCCGGTGGCGACCATCGCGCTGCGCGCGACGCGCAGCGGCGTTCGGGTTTGGTTAGCCATGCGCCGCCTCGCAATCGCGGGTGGGGGTAGAAGACATTATTCGCCCTCGTTGACGACGTTATTGGAGAGCGAGCCAATTTCGGGAATGCGCACTTCGACCAGGTCGCCGGCGTGGATCGGCCCGATGCCGGAGGGGGTGCCGGTGATGATCACGTCGCCGGGCTCCAGCGCGATCCGCTTGGAGATGAAGGCGATGAGCTGCGGGATCGTGAAGAGCATCTGCGAGGTGTTCGCCTGCTGCTTGACGATGCCGTTGAGCGTGGTCGTAATCTCCAGGTTGTGCGGGTTGCGGATCTCGTCGGCCGTCACCAGACACGGGCCCATCGGGCCAAAGGTGTCGTAGCTCTTGGAGAGGAACCACGGCAGGGACTGCGCGAAGGCGCGCTTCTGCTCGTCGCGCGCGGTAACATCGTTGAACAGCGTATAGCCGACGACATATCCCATCGCGTCGCGCTCGGCGATGTTCTTGCCGGACTTGCCGATGACCACGGCGAGCTCGCCCTCATAATCCACGCGCCCGACGCCCTCGGGAAGCACGATCTCCGCCTCGGGGCCGATGACGCTGCTGCTGGCCTTCAAAAAGACGATCGGTTCGATGGGAACGTCGGCGTCCTGCTCGGCGGCGTGGTCGGCGTAGTTGCGCCCGATCGCCAGAATGCGGTTGGGCCGGGGCAGGGGAGCGACGGGCGATACGCCCAGCTCCTGCCAGATCTGGTCCAGGATCTTGCCCTTCTCCAGCTCCTTCACGGCTTCCACGTACGTGGGCAGCAGGGCGACCAGATGGTTGAGATCCTCGGGAAGGTTCAGGCTGCGCGGATGGACGGCCTCCGCCACGGCGACGACGCGCGCCAGCGGCAGGATCTTGCCCTTGTACATGATCCCTGGATAGGTGGGTTCCAGCGGATCGTCAAATTCTTTATAACAGACGAATTTCAAAGACGGCCTCGCGTTCTTTGCTTTGAGAGCTTTTTACGCAGGCATTTTACCCTTCGGCGCTTGGAGGCGTCAATAATCGGGGGAATGGGGCGGGCGAGATCGGTTTACGCCGTCTCGCCGCGCAGGAGGGTGACGGGGACGATGGTTTCGCGCGGGACTTCGACGCCTTGTATCTGGGCGCGCAGGACTTCGAGCGCGCGGGCGGCGAGCGTGTCCCACGGGACGGCGATGGTCGTCAGGGTCTGCATCATCAGGTTCTGGTCGAGGCTGCCGTCGAAGCCCATGACCGCGAGGTCGTCCGGGGCGCGCAGGCCGCGTTTGGAGCAGGAGCGCAGCAGGTGCATCGCGCAGGCGTCGTTCCAGCAGCAGGCGGCGGTGGGCGTCTCCGGCAGCGCCAGCAGGGTTTCGAGTGTTTGATCGAGGTTGCCGTCGTCTTCCGAGGCGTCGCCGTAAGTAAACTCGCGGTGGATGACGGTGGCGTTCTGGACGCCGCGCTTCGCCATCTCTTCGCGGAATGTCTCCACGCGCCGGTCCACGGAGATCATATGGCGCTCCGGAGCGATATAGGCGATGCGCCGGTGGCCGCGCGACCAGAGATACTCCACGGTCTGGCGGATCCCGTCGGTGTCGTCGGCGACGACGCTTGGGAGCTGGGGAATGGCGTCAGAGATCGAGACGACAGGCAGCGCCGACTGCGCGAGCTGCGCGACCAGGGGATCCTCGGCGCTGGTGTGCAGAAACAGGCCGTCGATCCGCCCGTTGACCAGTTCGCCGTAGATATCGTCGGTGTTGCGTCCGTGGAAGACGCCGAGCAGCAGGATATCCACCCGCTGGGCGTCGCATACCCGCTGGAGGCCGCCGAGCACCGCCGCCATATAGGCGTCGCGCACGCTCATATAGTTGTAGCCGGTGTGGAAGCCGACGATATCCGTGCGGCGTCCGCGCAGGGAGCGGGCGATGGCGTTCGGACGGTAGCCCATCTCTCGCGCCGTTTCCAGCACGCGGCGGCGTGTTTCGGTGGATGCCCGGTAGCCCTGCGTTCCGCTCAGTATTCGTGAGACCGTCGGCTGCGACAATCCCAGCTTTTCCGCGATATCCTTCGACGTAACCGGCATGGTTCTGGTTTTCTGCGAACCCTTCATGGAATACAACGTTCTTTCGGGATCTGTGTCCCTTCTCACATTATTGCGTAAGAAGGGGGACGGCGTCAAGTTTTGTCACGGAAGGACCCTTTAACGATACGCAATGTCGTCCAAATAAAATGTCACCGGATGTCCCTGCCCGGCGACCACCCACGCAAACCCCGTTTTGATCCGCGTGAGGTCCTGCCCGCTCAGATCGATCATGTACTGTTTCCACTCCTTGGTCAGCGCGACATTGCCGAGTTTTCCGGATCCGCTATCCGAATATTTCTTATCCTTGCCCAGCAGGCCGTAGGAGAACGAAACGACTTCGCCCCCCTGGTCGCCGCGCGCCCAGAAGGTAAGCTGCTTGGCGCCGGTCAGGTTCCAGCCGCCCGGACGGTCGCCCCAATCGTTCGCGGGACTTTGCCAGACGACGCCCGCCCAGTTATCTCCCGCCGTGTACTGGGCTTTCAGCGAAGTTTTTCCTGCGTGCGGCGCTTCCGCAAAGGCCGGATCCATCTGGATCGCCCCGGTGTTGCCCATATAGCCGGACGGAGTAAACGGCGTATCGCCTGTCGCTTCGTCATAGATTACGAGCGGGAGGGCGGCTTTCGTTCCGGCGGATGATGGAGCGGCGCCGCCCGTGGCGTAAATCGGGATATTGGCGACGGCTCCGGCCTTGTGCCCGTCGGACACATAGGCGAAGAGACGATACGGTCCGCCCGTCGCCGGAACTTTGACCACGGCGCGCTGAGTGTCGGAGGTCTGGATCGCGTCTGGATAAACG from Capsulimonas corticalis harbors:
- a CDS encoding tetratricopeptide repeat protein, producing MPILIAIYLVGLIAWWSIRKFLNQREAQRRQDAESALQRRISQDPGNMAVYEGLGDSYRSGGRLNDALGAYQKALEVAGDRPSAGVQYKIRQIQMDIDASGRKMTRSSGRGAGRAKDLINCVFCGAGNPLTSRRCEECGKELLHDTFLSALETIWTDKIQRKKMLEAIAIISIPVLCIAFAANLSLEVKGVLIISAVVVGGWVFLHSFSGDRH
- a CDS encoding TolB family protein, with the protein product MQRLFAQILIPFTFASLAVPAVAERDIVFAARYYAKPGVRQTTYFHLYRINPDGSGRTLLTSGKHDDTVPRWSPDGRWIAFTRDNNQLCVIRAVGGSLRVVCSNNYHPKNGASVYINFNEAKWLPDSRHLLLPADASKASLIVDAGSGGSRALPAPILDATVSPFGPRVCVLGADGVIYIADAGASALKKLVSLSGELLYPAWLTPKVVVGTVESEGDAADSLAAYDATSGKKLWGGVVTLRKPVNSDLGQSYRGTIAIPGDTQSFILANDVSNSTVRPDNDYYRVQTKTCKASLWLPDSQCLVFSPKGKRYVTSSARDISPYGPKRGGRQPGVWTAQLCVGATVTDPKPRAIVQGLVWVLDADWRK
- a CDS encoding type II toxin-antitoxin system PemK/MazF family toxin, which produces MVPSVVGAVVVVPFPFTDLSDAKRRPAIVLADAGRGDWILCQMTSKAYADPNAIFIADTDFVIGSLRSSGFARPSKLFTASSNLILSEAGVLDPETFRRIREAVISLFQA
- the ggt gene encoding gamma-glutamyltransferase; translation: MANQTRTPLRVARSAMVATGNAIATMVGVEILRAGGHAIDAAVAIGAAMVVLEPERSHLGGDVFLQYWDAGARRAHALNGSGAAPSGATREAMGDIIPMRGIRASAIPGVVDGWLTAQDNWGVMTASEALEPAIALAEDGYALGARQAALMQEYSGLWDIFPETAAALVPQNPRRGATLYQPLLAATLRDIAQGGRAAFYQGDFAKKLVAYSDANAGFFTLADLKNHRCEIADPIWTTYRGVTVTEQPPVSQGHLLLQMLNMIEGFDMAALDPEGAEAVHRMAEAKKLAFADRLAYMGDVPDTPLETLISKAYAERRRDRINPKAAAARFTAGRLGDPANYGTDTTSFCVIDEHGNAVTMIQSIFHPYGSGVVIPGTGVLMNNRMTGFSLEPSHPNALAPGKRPMHTLNTYMLLKDNDLWGIGGTPGGDFQVQTNLQVISQIIDHGRDPQEAIESPKWRVADDGPGLTVEPSLPLDACYSLRKLGHDLTVGAPWSGSCASQVILKDLENDVLLGGSDPRVEGLALGY
- a CDS encoding fumarylacetoacetate hydrolase family protein codes for the protein MKFVCYKEFDDPLEPTYPGIMYKGKILPLARVVAVAEAVHPRSLNLPEDLNHLVALLPTYVEAVKELEKGKILDQIWQELGVSPVAPLPRPNRILAIGRNYADHAAEQDADVPIEPIVFLKASSSVIGPEAEIVLPEGVGRVDYEGELAVVIGKSGKNIAERDAMGYVVGYTLFNDVTARDEQKRAFAQSLPWFLSKSYDTFGPMGPCLVTADEIRNPHNLEITTTLNGIVKQQANTSQMLFTIPQLIAFISKRIALEPGDVIITGTPSGIGPIHAGDLVEVRIPEIGSLSNNVVNEGE
- a CDS encoding LacI family DNA-binding transcriptional regulator; the protein is MPVTSKDIAEKLGLSQPTVSRILSGTQGYRASTETRRRVLETAREMGYRPNAIARSLRGRRTDIVGFHTGYNYMSVRDAYMAAVLGGLQRVCDAQRVDILLLGVFHGRNTDDIYGELVNGRIDGLFLHTSAEDPLVAQLAQSALPVVSISDAIPQLPSVVADDTDGIRQTVEYLWSRGHRRIAYIAPERHMISVDRRVETFREEMAKRGVQNATVIHREFTYGDASEDDGNLDQTLETLLALPETPTAACCWNDACAMHLLRSCSKRGLRAPDDLAVMGFDGSLDQNLMMQTLTTIAVPWDTLAARALEVLRAQIQGVEVPRETIVPVTLLRGETA